From a region of the Streptomyces sp. NBC_00102 genome:
- the galE gene encoding UDP-glucose 4-epimerase GalE produces the protein MTWLITGGAGYIGAHVAKAMAASGEKAVVLDDLSTGVAARLPADIELVRGSSSDRALLDRLLADHAVTGVVHLAGKKRVDESVEQPLLYYRENVTGLAVLLEACAAARVRSFVFSSSAAVYGVPEAEVITEDTCCAPISPYGETKLAGEWLVRATGRAHGMSTACLRYFNVAGAAEPALADTGVFNVIPMFFDRLTRGEAPRVFGADYPTPDGTCVRDYIHVADLADAHLAVARHLEERDTPGDLTVNIGRGEGVSVRELASLVAEVTGNRTEPVVEAPRAGDAAKSVASAARIAGELGWSARRGAREMVESAWEGWLLHRPEAARH, from the coding sequence ATGACGTGGCTGATCACTGGCGGTGCGGGATACATCGGGGCACACGTGGCGAAGGCCATGGCTGCCTCCGGCGAGAAGGCCGTCGTGCTCGACGACCTGTCCACGGGTGTGGCCGCGCGGCTCCCGGCGGACATCGAACTGGTACGCGGCTCCTCCTCGGACCGTGCGCTGCTGGACCGGCTGCTGGCCGACCACGCGGTCACGGGCGTGGTGCACCTCGCGGGCAAGAAGCGGGTGGACGAGTCGGTCGAGCAGCCGCTGCTGTACTACCGGGAGAACGTCACCGGGCTCGCCGTCCTGCTGGAAGCCTGCGCCGCGGCGCGTGTGCGCTCCTTCGTCTTCTCCTCCTCCGCCGCCGTCTACGGCGTCCCCGAGGCCGAGGTGATCACCGAGGACACCTGCTGCGCGCCGATCAGCCCGTACGGCGAGACGAAGCTCGCGGGCGAGTGGCTGGTGCGCGCCACGGGTCGCGCCCACGGAATGTCCACCGCCTGCCTGCGTTACTTCAACGTGGCGGGCGCGGCCGAGCCCGCCCTCGCGGACACCGGGGTCTTCAACGTGATCCCCATGTTCTTCGACCGGCTGACGCGCGGCGAGGCGCCCCGGGTCTTCGGCGCCGACTACCCCACCCCGGACGGCACCTGCGTCCGTGACTACATCCACGTCGCCGACCTCGCCGACGCGCACCTGGCGGTCGCACGCCACCTGGAAGAGCGGGACACTCCCGGTGACCTGACGGTGAACATCGGACGCGGCGAGGGCGTCTCGGTGCGCGAGCTCGCCTCCCTGGTGGCCGAGGTCACCGGGAACCGTACGGAGCCGGTCGTGGAGGCGCCTCGCGCGGGTGACGCGGCGAAGTCGGTGGCCTCGGCGGCACGCATCGCCGGGGAACTCGGCTGGTCGGCGCGCCGGGGCGCGCGGGAGATGGTGGAGTCCGCGTGGGAGGGCTGGCTGCTGCACCGCCCGGAGGCCGCCCGCCACTGA
- a CDS encoding DUF5941 domain-containing protein, translating into MPVPGSSIEDDLRALGFDVRPAADAGEAAALLQHVPAGHRVALVDPRFVGHVHALRLGLTDPRFAAAGIPGALAVQSDARAALLRAMDRTIAAVGAGRPVADGQGPDRAEDRTVPGRIALALEAEGTAVQRPELGSLTATVPTTPEELAAARAAVAAVDDEAVRLRSAVKAHDGFFTTHFISPYSRYIARWCARRGLTPNQVTTASLITALVAAGCAATGTRAGFVAAGLLLLFSFVLDCTDGQLARYSLQYSTMGAWLDATFDRAKEYAYYAGLAIGASHMAGGDSDDVWALALGAMVLQACRHVVDFSFNEANHDAVSNTSPTAALSDRLDSVGWTVWLRRMIVLPIGERWAMIAVLTAFTTPRIVFYALLVGCSLAACYTTAGRLLRSLTRKARRTDRAARALADLADSGVLAQAVAVVRRPGGGFTAPLLALVGSGLMIATALLAPYGSWWPVAAAAVYTLLAGLAVSRPLKGALDWLVPPFFRAAEYCTVLALAARSGVPHAVPAAFGLVAAVAYHHYDTVYRIRGGTGAPPRWLVRTVLGHEGRTLVVALFAAVLGTRADFTTALTALAAAVALVVTVESIRFWVSSSAPAVHDEGELA; encoded by the coding sequence GTGCCGGTACCCGGGTCGTCGATCGAGGACGACCTGCGCGCCCTCGGCTTCGACGTCCGGCCCGCCGCCGACGCCGGTGAAGCCGCCGCACTCCTCCAGCACGTCCCCGCGGGCCACCGCGTCGCCCTCGTGGACCCCCGCTTCGTCGGCCACGTCCACGCACTGCGCCTCGGACTCACCGACCCCCGGTTCGCCGCCGCCGGTATCCCCGGCGCGCTGGCCGTACAGTCCGACGCGCGAGCCGCGCTGCTGCGCGCGATGGACCGGACGATCGCGGCGGTCGGCGCCGGACGGCCGGTGGCCGACGGCCAGGGACCGGACCGGGCCGAGGACCGCACGGTCCCGGGCCGCATCGCGCTCGCCCTGGAGGCCGAGGGGACGGCCGTACAGCGTCCCGAACTCGGCTCGCTCACGGCCACCGTCCCCACCACCCCCGAGGAACTGGCCGCCGCACGGGCTGCCGTCGCGGCCGTGGACGACGAGGCGGTACGGCTGCGCAGCGCGGTGAAGGCCCACGACGGCTTCTTCACCACCCACTTCATCAGCCCGTACTCCCGTTACATCGCCCGCTGGTGCGCGAGACGCGGACTCACCCCGAACCAGGTCACCACCGCCTCGCTGATCACCGCGCTCGTCGCGGCCGGCTGCGCGGCGACCGGGACCCGGGCCGGATTCGTGGCCGCCGGGCTGCTGCTCCTCTTCTCCTTCGTCCTGGACTGCACCGACGGGCAGTTGGCCCGCTACTCCCTTCAGTACTCGACGATGGGCGCGTGGCTCGACGCCACCTTCGACCGCGCCAAGGAGTACGCCTACTACGCGGGCCTCGCCATCGGCGCCTCCCACATGGCGGGCGGCGACAGCGACGACGTGTGGGCCCTCGCGCTCGGCGCCATGGTGCTCCAGGCCTGCCGGCACGTCGTCGACTTCTCGTTCAACGAGGCCAACCACGACGCGGTCTCCAACACCAGCCCCACCGCCGCCCTCTCCGACCGGCTCGACAGCGTCGGCTGGACGGTCTGGCTGCGCCGGATGATCGTGCTGCCCATCGGCGAGCGCTGGGCGATGATCGCCGTGCTGACCGCGTTCACCACGCCCCGGATCGTCTTCTACGCCCTGCTCGTCGGCTGCTCGCTCGCCGCCTGCTACACCACGGCCGGCCGCCTGCTGCGCTCGCTCACCCGCAAGGCACGGCGTACCGACCGCGCCGCGCGCGCCTTGGCCGACCTCGCCGACTCCGGCGTCCTCGCCCAGGCCGTGGCCGTCGTACGCCGCCCGGGCGGCGGCTTCACCGCCCCGCTGCTGGCCCTGGTGGGCAGCGGCCTGATGATCGCGACCGCCCTCCTCGCCCCCTACGGCAGCTGGTGGCCGGTCGCCGCAGCGGCGGTGTACACGCTCCTGGCCGGACTCGCCGTCTCGCGCCCCCTCAAGGGCGCGCTCGACTGGCTCGTCCCCCCCTTCTTCCGCGCCGCCGAGTACTGCACGGTCCTGGCGCTCGCGGCCCGCAGTGGCGTACCGCACGCCGTCCCCGCGGCGTTCGGCCTGGTCGCGGCGGTCGCCTACCATCATTACGACACGGTGTACCGGATCCGGGGCGGCACAGGCGCCCCGCCGCGATGGCTGGTCCGCACCGTCCTCGGGCACGAGGGCCGCACTCTCGTGGTGGCCCTGTTCGCCGCCGTACTCGGCACCCGAGCCGACTTCACCACGGCCCTCACCGCGCTCGCCGCGGCCGTGGCTCTGGTGGTGACCGTGGAATCCATCCGCTTCTGGGTGTCCTCCTCGGCCCCCGCCGTACACGACGAAGGAGAACTCGCATGA
- a CDS encoding phosphocholine cytidylyltransferase family protein, protein MIGLVLAAGAGRRLRPYTDTLPKALVPVDGEKTVLDLTLANFAAVGLKEVAIVVGYRKEAVYARKAELEATYGLSITLVDNDKAEEWNNAYSLWCAREVLKRGVILANGDTVHPVSVEETLLAARGEGRRIILALDTVKSLADEEMKVITDENGVRRITKLMDPATATGEYIGVTLIEPEAAEELADALKATFERDPDLYYEDGYQELVNRGFSVDVAPIGEVTWVEIDNHADLAKGREIACQY, encoded by the coding sequence ATGATCGGCCTCGTACTGGCAGCCGGTGCAGGACGACGTCTGCGCCCCTACACGGACACGCTGCCCAAGGCGCTCGTGCCGGTGGACGGCGAGAAGACCGTGCTCGACCTGACCCTGGCCAACTTCGCCGCGGTCGGTCTGAAAGAGGTCGCGATCGTCGTCGGCTACCGCAAGGAGGCCGTGTACGCCCGCAAGGCCGAGCTGGAGGCCACGTACGGCCTCTCGATCACCCTGGTCGACAACGACAAGGCCGAGGAGTGGAACAACGCCTACTCCCTGTGGTGCGCCCGTGAGGTACTCAAGCGCGGCGTGATCCTCGCCAACGGCGACACCGTGCACCCCGTCTCCGTCGAGGAGACCCTGCTCGCGGCGCGCGGCGAAGGCCGCCGGATCATCCTCGCCCTCGACACGGTGAAGAGCCTCGCCGACGAGGAGATGAAGGTCATCACCGACGAGAACGGCGTGCGGCGGATCACCAAGCTCATGGACCCCGCGACGGCCACCGGCGAGTACATCGGCGTGACCCTGATCGAGCCCGAGGCCGCCGAGGAGCTCGCCGACGCGCTGAAGGCGACCTTCGAGCGCGACCCGGACCTCTATTACGAGGACGGCTACCAGGAACTGGTCAACCGCGGCTTCTCCGTCGACGTCGCCCCCATCGGCGAGGTGACCTGGGTGGAGATCGACAACCACGCGGACCTCGCGAAGGGCCGTGAGATCGCGTGCCAGTACTGA
- a CDS encoding iron-containing alcohol dehydrogenase family protein, translating to MPVLTRLIPSPLVVDIRRGAMDDLAGVLHDQRISTSGKLAIAISDGSGRALKERLAPLLPGADWYSVSDGTIDSAVRLANGIKGNRYDAVVGLGGGKIIDVAKYAAARVGLPLVAVATNLSHDGLCSPVATLDNDNGRGSYGVPTPIAVVIDLDVVRRAPARYIRSGIGDAVSNISCVADWELAQRINGEEVDGLAAAMARQAGEAVLRHPGDIADDEFLKVLAEGLVLTGISMAVAGDSRPASGACHEINHAFDLLHPSRAASHGEQVGLGACFAMHLRGAHVQSQQMADVFRRHGLPVLPEEIGFTADEFVEVVDFAPRTRPGRFTILEHLNLSTDQIRDAYADYAKAIRS from the coding sequence GTGCCAGTACTGACCCGGCTCATCCCCTCCCCGCTGGTCGTCGACATCCGCCGAGGCGCGATGGACGACCTGGCGGGGGTCTTGCACGACCAGCGGATCTCCACCTCGGGCAAGCTGGCCATCGCGATCAGCGACGGCTCCGGCCGCGCCCTGAAAGAACGCCTCGCGCCGCTCCTGCCCGGAGCGGACTGGTACTCCGTGAGCGACGGCACCATCGACTCCGCGGTACGGCTCGCCAACGGGATCAAGGGCAACCGGTACGACGCCGTGGTCGGCCTCGGCGGCGGCAAGATCATCGACGTGGCGAAGTACGCCGCCGCGCGCGTCGGGCTGCCGCTGGTCGCCGTGGCCACCAACCTCTCGCACGACGGCCTCTGCTCCCCGGTCGCGACCCTGGACAACGACAACGGCCGCGGCTCCTACGGCGTACCCACGCCGATCGCCGTCGTGATCGACCTCGACGTGGTCCGCCGCGCGCCGGCCCGGTACATCCGTTCCGGCATCGGGGACGCCGTCTCCAACATCTCCTGCGTGGCCGACTGGGAGCTCGCCCAGCGGATCAACGGCGAGGAGGTCGACGGGCTCGCCGCCGCCATGGCACGCCAGGCGGGCGAGGCGGTCCTGCGTCACCCCGGCGACATCGCCGACGACGAGTTCCTCAAGGTGCTGGCCGAGGGACTGGTCCTGACCGGCATCTCGATGGCGGTCGCCGGCGACTCGCGCCCGGCCTCGGGAGCGTGCCACGAGATCAACCACGCCTTCGACCTGCTGCACCCGTCGCGCGCCGCCAGCCACGGGGAGCAGGTCGGCCTGGGCGCCTGCTTCGCCATGCACCTGCGCGGCGCCCACGTCCAGTCGCAGCAGATGGCAGACGTCTTCCGCCGTCACGGCCTGCCCGTGCTGCCGGAGGAGATCGGCTTCACCGCCGACGAGTTCGTCGAGGTGGTCGACTTCGCCCCTCGGACGCGCCCGGGACGTTTCACGATCCTGGAGCACCTCAACCTGTCCACCGACCAGATCAGGGACGCGTACGCCGACTATGCAAAAGCCATCCGTAGCTGA
- a CDS encoding CDP-alcohol phosphatidyltransferase family protein: protein MQKPSVAELRPVVHPPGVKDRRSGEHWGGRLYMREISLRIDRHLVNTRITPNQLTYVMTIAGVLAAPALLVPGIPGAVLGVVMVQLYLLLDCVDGEVARWKKQFSLGGVYLDRVGAYLCDAAVLVGLGLRAADMFGTGRIDWLWAFLGTLAALGAILIKAETDLVGVARHQGGLPPVKEAASEPRSSGMAFARRAAGALKFHRLILGVEASLVVLAAAIADMVRGDLFFTRLAVAVLAGIALLQTVLHLVSILASSRLK, encoded by the coding sequence ATGCAAAAGCCATCCGTAGCTGAACTCCGTCCGGTCGTGCACCCCCCGGGCGTGAAGGACCGCCGCAGCGGTGAGCACTGGGGCGGTCGGCTCTACATGCGTGAGATCTCCTTGCGCATCGACCGGCACCTGGTGAACACCCGGATCACCCCCAACCAGCTGACCTACGTCATGACCATCGCCGGCGTGCTCGCCGCGCCCGCCCTGCTCGTCCCCGGCATACCGGGAGCGGTGCTGGGTGTCGTCATGGTCCAGCTCTACCTCCTGCTCGACTGCGTCGACGGTGAGGTGGCGCGCTGGAAGAAGCAGTTCTCGCTGGGCGGGGTCTACCTCGACCGGGTCGGCGCCTACCTGTGCGACGCCGCCGTGCTCGTCGGGCTCGGCCTGCGCGCCGCCGACATGTTCGGCACCGGGCGGATCGACTGGCTCTGGGCCTTCCTCGGCACCCTCGCCGCCCTCGGCGCCATCCTGATCAAGGCGGAGACCGACCTCGTCGGCGTCGCGCGCCACCAGGGCGGGCTGCCGCCCGTCAAGGAAGCCGCGTCCGAGCCCCGCTCCTCCGGCATGGCGTTCGCGCGCCGCGCCGCCGGAGCGCTCAAGTTCCACCGCCTGATCCTCGGTGTCGAGGCGTCCCTGGTCGTCCTGGCCGCCGCCATCGCCGACATGGTCAGGGGCGACCTCTTCTTCACCCGCCTCGCGGTCGCGGTCCTGGCGGGCATCGCCCTGCTCCAGACCGTCCTGCACCTGGTGTCGATCCTGGCGTCCAGCCGTCTGAAGTGA
- a CDS encoding glycosyltransferase family 2 protein → MKLGAVIITMGNRPVELRALLDSVAAQDGDRIEVVVVGNGAPVPDVPEGVRTVELPENLGIPGGRNVGIEAFGPGGTDVDVLLFLDDDGRLARTDTAELCRRAFEADPELGIVSFRIADPETGVTQRRHVPRLRASDPMHSSRVTTFLGGANAVRTAVLAQVGGLPDAFFYAHEETDLAWRALDAGWLIDYRADMVLSHPATAPSRHAVYHRMVARNRVWLARRNLPAPLVPVYLGTWVLLTLVRRPSVPALKAWFGGFREGWTAPCGPRRPMRWRTVWRLTKLGRPPVI, encoded by the coding sequence ATGAAACTCGGCGCGGTCATCATCACCATGGGCAACCGTCCCGTGGAGCTGCGCGCCCTCCTCGATTCGGTCGCCGCGCAGGACGGCGACCGGATCGAGGTCGTGGTCGTCGGCAACGGCGCCCCCGTGCCGGACGTCCCCGAAGGCGTCCGGACCGTGGAACTGCCCGAGAACCTCGGCATCCCGGGCGGCCGCAACGTCGGCATCGAGGCGTTCGGCCCCGGCGGCACCGACGTGGACGTGCTGCTCTTCCTCGACGACGACGGCCGGCTGGCGAGGACCGACACGGCCGAACTGTGCCGCCGGGCGTTCGAGGCGGACCCGGAGCTGGGCATCGTCAGCTTCCGCATCGCCGACCCCGAGACCGGCGTCACCCAGCGGCGGCACGTTCCCCGGCTGCGCGCCTCGGACCCGATGCACTCCTCCCGGGTGACGACCTTCCTCGGCGGCGCCAACGCGGTGCGCACCGCCGTGCTCGCCCAGGTCGGCGGACTGCCCGACGCGTTCTTCTACGCCCACGAGGAGACCGACCTCGCCTGGCGGGCGCTCGACGCCGGGTGGCTGATCGACTACCGCGCGGACATGGTGCTCAGCCATCCGGCCACCGCTCCCTCCCGGCACGCCGTCTACCACCGGATGGTCGCCCGCAACCGGGTCTGGCTCGCCAGGCGCAATCTCCCCGCTCCGCTGGTCCCGGTCTACCTGGGAACCTGGGTGTTGCTCACCCTGGTGCGGCGACCCTCGGTCCCCGCGCTCAAGGCGTGGTTCGGCGGTTTCCGGGAAGGATGGACGGCACCCTGCGGCCCCCGGCGTCCCATGCGGTGGCGCACGGTCTGGCGGCTGACGAAGCTGGGCCGTCCCCCGGTGATCTGA
- a CDS encoding ABC transporter permease, which produces MSDTTHDGRVAMSIPPSADEGLSPAQLAEKYGLTVSGARPGLFAYVRQLWGRRHFIMAFSRAKLTAQYSQAKLGQLWQVATPLLNALVYYLIFGLILGTQKGMGQDVFIPFLVTGIFVFTFTQSSVMAGVRSISGNLGLVRALHFPRASLPISFSLQQLQQLLYSMIVLVAIAVAFGNYPTLSWLLVIPALALQFCFNTGLAMVMARLGSKTPDLAQLMPFVMRTWMYASGVMFSIRLMLQDKPQWIANVLQYNPAAIYMDLVRFALIDGYGAENLPAHVWVVATAWALAVGALGFVYFWKAEERYGRG; this is translated from the coding sequence GTGAGTGACACAACGCACGACGGGCGGGTCGCCATGAGCATCCCCCCGTCGGCCGACGAGGGGCTGAGCCCGGCGCAGCTGGCCGAGAAGTACGGCCTCACCGTGAGCGGCGCCCGGCCCGGGCTGTTCGCCTACGTCCGCCAGCTCTGGGGCCGCCGCCACTTCATCATGGCGTTCTCCCGGGCGAAGCTGACCGCTCAGTACAGCCAGGCCAAGCTCGGCCAGCTGTGGCAGGTGGCCACCCCGCTGCTGAACGCACTGGTCTACTACCTGATCTTCGGCCTGATCCTCGGCACGCAGAAGGGGATGGGCCAGGACGTCTTCATCCCGTTCCTGGTGACCGGCATCTTCGTCTTCACCTTCACCCAGAGCTCGGTCATGGCGGGCGTCCGCTCGATCTCCGGCAACCTCGGCCTGGTGCGGGCCCTGCACTTCCCCCGCGCCTCGCTGCCGATCTCGTTCTCCCTCCAGCAGCTCCAGCAACTGCTGTACTCGATGATCGTGCTGGTGGCGATCGCCGTGGCGTTCGGGAACTACCCCACCCTCTCGTGGCTGCTGGTGATCCCCGCCCTGGCGCTCCAGTTCTGCTTCAACACCGGACTCGCGATGGTCATGGCCCGCCTCGGGAGCAAGACCCCCGACCTGGCGCAGCTGATGCCCTTCGTGATGCGGACCTGGATGTACGCGTCCGGCGTCATGTTCTCCATCAGGCTGATGCTCCAGGACAAGCCGCAGTGGATCGCCAACGTGCTCCAGTACAACCCGGCGGCCATCTACATGGACCTGGTCCGCTTCGCCCTCATCGACGGCTACGGCGCGGAGAACCTCCCGGCCCACGTCTGGGTCGTCGCCACCGCCTGGGCGCTCGCTGTGGGAGCCCTGGGCTTCGTGTACTTCTGGAAGGCAGAGGAGCGGTACGGCCGTGGCTGA
- a CDS encoding ABC transporter ATP-binding protein yields the protein MADDNTQGRVPTVIADGVHIVYRVSGGGGGRGSATAALSRMVRRGKGEPRGIRKVHAVRGVTFTAYRGEAIGLIGTNGSGKSTLLRAIAGLLPTEKGRVYTDGQPSLLGVNAALMNDLTGERNVVLGGLAMGMTREEIRSRYEGIVDFSGINEKGDFITLPMRTYSSGMAARLRFSIAAAKNHDVLMIDEALATGDRKFRVRSEERIRELRKEAGTVFLVSHNNGTIRDTCDRVLWLEKGELLMDGPTEEVLRAYERETGK from the coding sequence GTGGCTGACGACAACACTCAGGGGCGGGTCCCCACCGTCATCGCGGACGGCGTCCACATCGTGTACCGCGTCAGCGGCGGGGGCGGCGGCAGGGGCAGTGCGACCGCCGCCCTCAGCCGCATGGTCCGCCGGGGCAAGGGCGAGCCCCGCGGCATCCGCAAGGTCCACGCCGTGCGCGGAGTCACTTTCACCGCGTACCGGGGCGAGGCCATCGGTCTCATCGGCACCAACGGCTCCGGCAAGTCGACGCTGCTGCGCGCCATCGCCGGTCTGCTGCCGACCGAGAAGGGCCGGGTCTACACGGACGGCCAGCCCTCGCTCCTCGGCGTGAACGCCGCCCTGATGAACGACCTCACCGGCGAGCGCAACGTCGTGCTCGGCGGACTCGCCATGGGGATGACCCGCGAGGAGATCCGCTCCCGCTACGAGGGGATCGTGGACTTCTCCGGCATCAACGAGAAGGGCGACTTCATCACCCTTCCGATGCGGACCTACTCCTCCGGCATGGCGGCCCGTCTGCGGTTCTCCATCGCGGCGGCCAAGAACCACGACGTGCTCATGATCGACGAGGCGCTGGCGACCGGTGACCGGAAGTTCCGGGTCCGTTCCGAGGAGCGCATTCGCGAGCTGCGCAAGGAGGCCGGCACGGTCTTCCTGGTCAGCCACAACAACGGGACGATCCGCGACACCTGCGACCGGGTCCTGTGGCTGGAAAAGGGCGAGCTCCTCATGGACGGGCCGACGGAGGAAGTCCTCCGCGCCTACGAGCGGGAGACCGGCAAGTAG